A window from Vigna radiata var. radiata cultivar VC1973A unplaced genomic scaffold, Vradiata_ver6 scaffold_399, whole genome shotgun sequence encodes these proteins:
- the LOC106780475 gene encoding B-box domain protein 30: MCKGVEGKKLGGSCRSLPPEGNSSFAATRGCSTSCELCGLQASLYCPADDAYLCRKCDEWVHRANFLALRHVRCFLCKTCQNLTHRYLIGISAEILLPVRWIVQKQNLPNSTTDEFCSRTIKRPFIFL, encoded by the coding sequence ATGTGCAAAGGCGTGGAAGGGAAAAAGCTTGGTGGTTCATGCAGAAGCTTACCACCTGAAGGGAATTCTTCATTTGCTGCAACAAGAGGTTGTTCAACATCTTGTGAGCTGTGTGGTTTGCAAGCTTCATTGTATTGTCCGGCAGATGATGCATATTTGTGCAGGAAATGTGACGAATGGGTTCACAGAGCCAATTTTTTGGCCCTTAGACATGTGAGGTGCTTTTTGTGCAAAACATGTCAGAACCTTACACACAGATATCTGATTGGAATCTCAGCAGAGATCCTTCTTCCAGTAAGGTGGATTGTGCAGAAACAGAACCTTCCTAATAGCACCACCGATGAATTTTGTTCAAGAACGATTAAGAGACCTTTCATCTTTCTCTAG